One window from the genome of Malus domestica chromosome 01, GDT2T_hap1 encodes:
- the LOC103455317 gene encoding uncharacterized protein: MALLGDDGRGYELACQLESCNVWRTWLGDSTYAIFAPFLISPSTWEAFMDSKSRPHLHLQLRARALLFDKACVSLFLHPNSSTSSSSSSIAVSKLNPNYLQLHPDDVYFTLDNSSQDGVQVQQRDASVPSKVQSKAAFGAGSRYGESEIDNISLRFKNGELPETWYNQFIERYRMSKPYRLSSVERESEKRTPEEMSAYLKLLESHKKRRVAFKENPNMGYGNPIQDASHMNPSSLLDGSVDSETSFFPETMFTFNCVPDSALPPLNRVGDNKKVECYGVLDTLPQIMTRSPVMLERLGIRPEYLSMEQGGILHRGKNASGGNKKCLSQEQATQLSQKVVARMMTNIGFEGTTEVPIDVFSQLLSCHILKLGGSLKLLADSYRKQCSALELLKMFLQTVGYGNFGALVEQVKDGSKNFQQTQQQIHGIQSQLQPQHQNLIRLPQQARQMHPQVQQIAHSKNVPLQQQQQLERMRRRQPSTPRTGMDMEKDRPMVQVKIEAPSELPMDGNAFNSFNSRHPQMQFRQQQIPPMSNLTMSNVHAQSGNQFRQMASQIPQVQAQNMSVLRAPPVKVEGFQELMGGDTSSKHDSDENRLTSPSSK, translated from the exons ATGGCTCTACTTGGGGACGACGGTCGTGGTTACGAACTCGCCTGCCAACTCGAATCCTGCAACGTCTGGCGCACATGGCTCGGCGATTCCACCTACGCCATCTTCGCCCCCTTCCTCATTTCCCCTTCAACCTGGGAAGCTTTCATGGACTCCAAATCTAGGCCTCACCTCCATCTCCAACTCCGCGCTCGAGCTCTTCTTTTCGATAAGGCCTGCGTTTCCCTCTTCCTCCACCCCAattcctccacctcctcctcttcttcttcaatcgCCGTTTCCAAGCTCAATCCCAATT ATTTGCAGCTCCACCCGGACGACGTCTACTTCACTCTAGATAATTCGTCTCAGGATGGGGTTCAAGTTCAACAGCGTGACGCTTCGGTGCCGTCCAAG GTTCAATCTAAAGCAGCTTTTGGTGCTGGATCAAGATATGGAGAATCTGAAATTGATAACATATCATTGAGATTCAAAAATGGAGAGCTGCCTGAAACATGGTATAATCAGTTTATTGAGAGATATAGAATGAGCAAACCCTATAGGTTGTCTTCGGTGGAGCGAGAATCAGAGAAACGTACCCCAGAGGAGATGTCTGCTTACCTTAAGCTTCTTGAGAGTCATAAGAAAAGACGAGTAGCTTTCAAAGAAAATCCAAATATGGGATATGGAAATCCCATCCAAGATGCATCACATATGAATCCAAGTTCTCTTTTAGATGGTTCAGTTGATAGTGAAACATCTTTTTTCCCGGAAACAATGTTTACATTCAACTGTGTTCCTGATAGTGCACTTCCACCTTTGAATAGAGTGGGTGACAACAAAAAAGTGGAATGTTATGGAGTTCTTGATACATTGCCTCAGATAATGACTAGGAGTCCCGTTATGCTTGAGAGGCTTGGCATCAGGCCTGAATACCTCAGCATGGAACAAGGAGGAATCTTACATCGCGGAAAAAATGCTTCTGGAGGGAACAAAAAATGTCTTAGTCAAGAGCAAGCAACACAGTTATCTCAAAAGGTAGTAGCTAGGATGATGACAAATATTGGGTTTGAAGGTACTACAGAAGTTCCAATTGATGTTTTCTCTCAGTTACTAAGCTGCCATATCCTGAAGTTGGGTGGCAGCTTGAAACTTCTTGCTGATAGTTACAGAAAGCAGTGCTCAGCCCTTGAACTGCTAAAGATGTTCCTTCAAACTGTGGGATATGG TAATTTTGGTGCTCTGGTGGAGCAAGTCAAAGATGGCTCCAAGAATTTTCAGCAAACTCAGCAGCAAATTCACGGAATCCAGTCTCAGTTGCAGCCACAGCACCAGAATCTTATTCGACTACCCCAACAA GCCCGACAAATGCATCCACAGGTGCAACAAATTGCCCATTCCAAAAACGTGCCTttacagcagcagcagcagttaGAAAGAATGCGAAGACGTCAACCATCCACTCCTCGCACGGGTATGGATATGGAGAAGGATAGACCAATGGTACAGGTCAAGATTGAAGCCCCATCAGAGTTACCCATGGATGGTAATGCCTTCAACAGTTTCAATAGCAGACATCCACAGATGCAGTTCAGGCAGCAGCAAATTCCTCCAATGTCGAATCTTACAATGTCAAATGTCCACGCTCAGTCGGGCAATCAATTTAGACAGATGGCTTCCCAAATTCCTCAAGTCCAAGCACA GAACATGAGTGTTCTGAGGGCTCCACCCGTGAAGGTGGAAGGATTCCAGGAATTGATGGGCGGAGATACTTCATCAAAGCATGACTCCGATGAAAATAGATTGACCTCTCCCTCAAGTAAATAA
- the LOC139197066 gene encoding uncharacterized protein — protein sequence MPPRRERRESCRTPNPNFPDITQLGEAMAQAFQNVIRPPPPTQRTPLETMYNLKLDRFMGDEGHEGAEKWLDHIEKTFQVMQSQGNFPADRWVETTTWFLGREPAGWWRNQTQFMSPTMASDWEVFKDNFKKRFVPPEYIDRKKQEFTRLKQKNMTAHEYYRKFTDLSRYDPHTAGNQG from the coding sequence atgccgcctcgtagagagcgtaGGGAGTCCTGCCGTACTCCTAATCCTAATTTTCCTGATATTACTCAGTTGGGGGAAGCAATGGCTCAGGCTTTCCAGAATGTGATTCGTCCTCCTCCCCCAACTCAGAGGACACCCCTGGAGACCATGTACAATTTGAAATTGGATCGCTTTATGGGTGATGAAGGTCACGAAGGGGCAGAGAAATGGCTAGATCATATTGAAAAGACGTTTCAGGTAATGCAAAGTCAGGGGAACTTTCCGGCTGATAGGTGGGTTGAGaccactacctggtttttgggtcgAGAACCGGCAGGTTGGTGGAGGAATCAGACGCAGTTTATGTCCCCAACTATGGCATCTGATTGGGAAGTATTTAAagataatttcaagaaaagattTGTTCCCCCAGAGTATATTGATCGCAAGAAACAGGAATTCACTCGATTGAAACAGAAGAATATGACAGCTCATGAGTACTACAgaaagtttactgatttgtctcgttatgacCCTCATACAGCTGGTAATCAAGGATAG